One segment of bacterium DNA contains the following:
- the mltG gene encoding endolytic transglycosylase MltG, translating to MKKKLVVTLILVGAFVVVAAGLVIYYCALAYGSVEATKSVVVEIPEGVGADRVAELLAGAGVTEHPRLFRLYLYLTGRDSELKAGTYRLDAPACFSDAAETLVAGKVLIVRFTLPEGLDAEQMALRLGREGICNAGDFLSAAARQAFERYSVNSPEGYLFPDTYEVPAGVTAEEVAGLLLDRGDRVWEAELEKSRRTGVDRYETLTLASIVQAEGADFWEFPRIAGVFSNRLERGMNLESCATVLYALGEHKQVLEYADLKVESPYNTYLHTGLPPGPINNPGREAIAAALDPERHDYLFFVSNGDGTHTFSRTLAEHNQARAETEEARNAALAPDAP from the coding sequence GTGAAGAAAAAGCTCGTCGTCACGCTCATCCTCGTCGGCGCGTTCGTCGTCGTCGCGGCGGGGCTCGTCATCTACTACTGCGCGCTGGCCTACGGCTCGGTGGAAGCCACCAAAAGCGTGGTCGTGGAGATACCCGAGGGCGTCGGAGCCGACCGGGTGGCGGAGCTCCTGGCCGGGGCCGGGGTGACCGAGCACCCCCGATTGTTCCGCCTCTACCTCTACCTCACCGGTCGGGACTCCGAACTGAAGGCGGGGACGTACCGGCTCGACGCGCCGGCCTGCTTCTCCGACGCCGCCGAAACCCTCGTCGCCGGGAAGGTCCTTATCGTCCGCTTCACCCTCCCCGAGGGGCTCGATGCCGAACAGATGGCCCTGCGGCTGGGGCGGGAGGGTATCTGTAATGCCGGGGACTTCCTCTCCGCCGCCGCCCGGCAGGCCTTCGAACGTTACAGCGTCAACTCACCCGAGGGCTACCTCTTCCCCGACACCTACGAGGTGCCGGCGGGCGTCACCGCCGAGGAGGTCGCCGGGCTCCTGTTGGACCGGGGCGACCGGGTGTGGGAGGCGGAGCTCGAAAAAAGCCGGCGGACGGGGGTTGACCGGTATGAGACGCTGACGCTGGCCAGCATCGTCCAGGCCGAGGGGGCGGATTTCTGGGAGTTCCCGCGCATCGCCGGCGTCTTCTCCAACCGCCTCGAGCGGGGCATGAACCTTGAGAGCTGCGCCACGGTCCTCTACGCCCTGGGGGAGCACAAACAGGTGCTGGAGTACGCCGACCTCAAGGTGGAGAGCCCGTACAACACCTACCTCCACACCGGCCTGCCGCCGGGGCCGATAAACAACCCGGGCCGCGAGGCCATCGCCGCCGCCCTCGACCCCGAGAGGCACGACTACCTCTTCTTCGTCTCCAACGGCGACGGGACGCACACCTTCAGCCGCACCCTCGCCGAGCACAACCAGGCCCGGGCGGAGACGGAGGAGGCCCGGAACGCCGCCCTCGCCCCCGACGCCCCATGA